From Candidatus Zixiibacteriota bacterium, the proteins below share one genomic window:
- a CDS encoding glycine--tRNA ligase, which produces MAKKTDDKMDRLVSLCKRRGFIYPSSEIYGGLNSCWDYGPLGAELKRNIKTFWWEAMTTRRDDVEGLDAAILMHPQVWITSGHVAEFHDPLIDCKTCKARFRADDIAGKTRCPNCGNETLTESRQFNLMFKTFMGPVEDSTAVVYLRPETAQGIYVNFLNVKNSSRQKIPFGIAQIGKAFRNEITPGNFIFRTREFEQMEMQFFIHPSEDEKWFEYWREERWNWYLELGIKKDKIRWHQHGEGELAHYAKKAFDIEYEFPFGWKELEGVHNRTDFDLSRHQQATGKDLSYFDERFTEKFVPYIIETSAGCDRTLLTVLVDAYDEDPTRGDKSTVLRLSPRIAPIKAAILPLVNKDGMPEIAEKVYHDLKKKFKIFYDDGGSVGRRYARMDEAGCPFCITIDGQTKEDETVTIRDRDSMQQTRHKIPELEDLIAARIK; this is translated from the coding sequence ATGGCGAAAAAAACTGATGACAAAATGGATCGACTGGTCTCGCTCTGTAAACGGCGCGGCTTTATCTACCCCTCCTCCGAAATCTACGGCGGACTCAACTCCTGCTGGGATTACGGCCCGCTCGGCGCCGAGCTGAAACGGAACATCAAGACTTTCTGGTGGGAGGCAATGACCACCCGGCGCGATGATGTCGAGGGACTCGATGCCGCTATTCTAATGCATCCGCAGGTCTGGATCACCTCCGGCCACGTGGCCGAGTTCCACGACCCGTTGATCGACTGCAAAACCTGCAAGGCCCGGTTCCGCGCCGATGATATCGCCGGAAAAACACGCTGCCCCAATTGCGGCAACGAAACGCTCACCGAATCCCGGCAGTTCAACCTGATGTTCAAAACTTTCATGGGGCCGGTCGAGGATTCCACCGCCGTCGTTTATCTGCGCCCGGAAACCGCGCAGGGGATATATGTCAATTTCCTTAATGTCAAAAATTCCTCGCGGCAGAAAATTCCTTTCGGGATCGCTCAGATCGGGAAAGCATTCCGTAACGAAATCACCCCCGGTAATTTCATTTTCCGCACCCGCGAGTTCGAACAGATGGAGATGCAGTTCTTCATTCATCCCTCCGAGGATGAAAAATGGTTTGAGTACTGGCGGGAGGAGCGCTGGAACTGGTACCTGGAACTGGGTATAAAGAAAGATAAAATCCGCTGGCACCAGCACGGCGAGGGTGAACTGGCGCACTATGCCAAGAAAGCCTTTGATATCGAATATGAATTCCCGTTCGGCTGGAAAGAGCTTGAGGGGGTGCATAACCGCACCGATTTTGATCTCTCGCGCCACCAGCAAGCGACCGGTAAAGACCTGTCTTACTTTGACGAACGGTTCACCGAGAAATTTGTCCCTTATATTATAGAGACCTCGGCCGGCTGCGACCGGACACTATTGACGGTGCTGGTTGATGCCTACGATGAGGATCCCACGCGCGGCGATAAATCAACGGTGCTCCGCCTGTCGCCCCGGATTGCACCTATCAAGGCGGCCATTTTGCCGCTGGTCAATAAAGACGGTATGCCGGAGATTGCCGAGAAGGTTTATCACGACCTGAAAAAGAAATTCAAGATTTTCTATGATGACGGCGGCTCGGTGGGACGGCGTTACGCCCGGATGGATGAAGCCGGCTGCCCGTTCTGTATCACTATTGATGGTCAGACCAAAGAGGATGAGACGGTTACGATCCGTGACCGCGACAGCATGCAACAGACAAGGCATAAGATTCCGGAACTGGAGGATTTAATCGCCGCGCGAATAAAATAG
- a CDS encoding DUF6125 family protein, producing the protein MNDQLKNLPRETLETMLVDFAKNWLAHDGLWFQAVEQECGLETAIRLDTQAWQEFTRIEARRIMERHQLPANGGLEALKKALGFRLYAFLNEQTITEETENSFLFRMVDCRVQSARRRKNLPLFPCKSVGIVEYTEFASTIDARIKTECIACPPDEGKRDFYCGWRFTIE; encoded by the coding sequence ATGAACGATCAACTGAAGAATTTACCCAGAGAAACTCTTGAGACGATGCTGGTAGATTTCGCCAAAAACTGGCTGGCACACGACGGGCTCTGGTTTCAGGCGGTGGAGCAGGAATGCGGTCTTGAAACCGCTATCCGGCTTGACACCCAGGCCTGGCAGGAGTTCACCAGGATTGAGGCCCGACGGATAATGGAACGTCACCAACTCCCCGCCAACGGCGGACTGGAAGCGCTCAAGAAGGCGCTCGGATTCCGCCTTTATGCTTTTCTGAACGAGCAGACTATTACCGAGGAAACCGAAAACTCTTTTCTTTTCAGGATGGTTGACTGCCGGGTGCAATCGGCCCGAAGAAGGAAGAATCTCCCGTTGTTTCCCTGCAAATCGGTTGGAATAGTGGAATATACCGAATTTGCCAGCACGATTGATGCCCGGATTAAGACAGAATGTATCGCTTGCCCGCCGGATGAGGGGAAACGGGATTTCTATTGTGGCTGGCGATTCACAATTGAATAA
- the recO gene encoding DNA repair protein RecO has product MPQVRSEGVILKAVNWKENSRIVTFFTDNAGKQSIIDRGGRSLKSKRGRLQTFSRLEIEYFKSERSGTGYLTEVELLEGFLFEKEGTLGRLTFASAALELLNDLLAEDEPHEELYLLTIQFLRLTDSVSKNSLIPLFLAYFLKILSYLGYRPNFAGCVGCGKEKEALAITETNRRNGATGKAYFFTPERGGLVCSSCQMPGEYYIKLQFERLKTIYRLQTSSLAEAGAMKMNLGEGEEILELLTGFLKYQTDTRELNSLKFLEKLRKAQV; this is encoded by the coding sequence ATGCCGCAGGTCAGATCAGAAGGGGTAATCCTTAAGGCGGTCAACTGGAAAGAAAACTCACGAATCGTCACTTTCTTCACCGACAACGCCGGGAAACAATCAATTATTGATCGCGGCGGTCGCTCGCTCAAAAGCAAACGGGGCAGACTTCAGACTTTCAGCCGTCTGGAAATCGAGTATTTCAAATCGGAAAGATCGGGCACCGGATATCTGACCGAGGTGGAGCTATTGGAGGGATTCCTTTTCGAGAAAGAGGGAACTCTTGGCCGGCTTACTTTCGCTTCAGCGGCGCTGGAGCTTCTCAACGACCTTCTTGCCGAGGATGAACCGCACGAAGAACTTTATCTTCTCACCATCCAATTTCTTCGTCTCACCGACTCTGTTTCGAAAAACTCACTGATTCCTCTTTTCCTGGCCTATTTTCTCAAAATTCTCTCCTATCTCGGCTATCGTCCGAATTTCGCCGGGTGCGTGGGGTGCGGGAAAGAGAAAGAGGCGCTGGCTATCACGGAGACCAACCGCCGCAACGGCGCTACGGGCAAGGCATATTTCTTTACTCCCGAGCGAGGCGGGCTGGTATGTTCGTCTTGCCAAATGCCGGGAGAGTATTATATTAAGCTCCAATTTGAGCGGCTGAAGACAATATACCGCCTGCAAACCTCCTCTCTGGCCGAGGCCGGTGCGATGAAAATGAATCTGGGCGAGGGAGAGGAGATTCTGGAGCTTCTGACCGGATTTTTGAAATACCAGACCGATACGCGGGAGCTCAACTCGCTTAAGTTCTTGGAGAAATTGCGCAAGGCGCAGGTGTGA
- a CDS encoding septum formation initiator family protein, whose product MRHDHRKEVSHPWRDNLADRLSNSKNTFRRGLFRVLLVVVLAFLVYAFFGGTYGFVRIAKIHYKINEINRANHQLLVRLIDAEYDRMRLQNDLNYIEYIARTKHLFTRPGEVIYRFKE is encoded by the coding sequence ATGCGGCATGATCATAGAAAAGAAGTTTCTCATCCCTGGCGGGACAATCTGGCCGACCGACTTTCCAACAGCAAGAATACTTTTCGCCGGGGGCTGTTCCGAGTTCTTCTGGTGGTCGTGCTGGCGTTTCTTGTCTATGCCTTTTTCGGCGGCACCTATGGTTTTGTCCGGATTGCCAAGATTCATTATAAAATCAATGAAATCAATAGGGCAAACCACCAGTTACTGGTCAGGCTCATTGATGCCGAATACGACCGGATGCGCCTTCAGAACGATTTGAATTATATCGAATATATCGCCCGCACCAAGCACCTGTTCACCCGCCCGGGCGAGGTTATCTATCGTTTCAAAGAATAG